The Gemmatimonadota bacterium sequence TTGCGGCACTGCGCGAGTTAGTACCCGAAGGCATGAACATGGTTGATTTCGCGCTCAGGTTCACCCTCGCCAATCCTGCCGTTACCTGCCCCATTCCCGGAATGAAGACACCCGAGCAGGCAAAACAGAACGCTGCCGCTGCCGATGGGGAACTCGATAAAGCCACCCTGGACAAGATAGACACGATCTGCCCGTCCGGAAAATCAGCATAGAGAAATCATTATGCAGTCACAAAACAAACCCAACGTCATCCTTTTCATGGTCGATCAGTTGTCGGCCAGGTGGCTCGAAGTGGCTCGGGACAGAGGAATCTGCGCCCTGCCGAACCTGGACTGGCTGCGTGAAAACGGCACGTTCTTTACCTGGACATTCTCCAGCAATCCAGTATGCTCACCTACCCGGGCAACGATTGCCACCGGGCTTTGTTCAAGAGCACACGGTCTGATCATGAACGGATACGCGCTCAACCCTGAGATTCCGACCTTTATGCAAGCGCTGCAAAAGAAAGGATGGCGGACTGGCGCTTTCGGAAAGCTGCACCTCAGGCCGCATCACGAAAGCCTCGTACACGACTACCACCCCTATGGTTTCGATGTCGTACACGGCACTGAGGATGACCGCGCCGGCGAGTGGCTCGACTGGGTCAAAGAGGCGCATCCTGAACATTATGAAGCGGCCCTTTCAACGGCCTGGCCCGCTGTTCCAGGTTACGCCGAATACGGTCCCGACGGCGTCGATCTGAGACCGGCCATACGCGCCGCTAAAGAGCGTCATCCACACCCCACCGAGGCGTGGCCCCAGAACTCTCCCAAAGCCTATACGCTGCCGTTTCCCGAGGAGGTATCGCAGTCATCGTGGATAACTGCAAGGGCGCTGGATTTCATCCGCGATACCGGTTCGGATCAGTCTTTCTTTGCCCATATCAGCTATGTAGCGCCCCACGGCCCGTTTTGTCCCCCAGCCGAATTCATGGACCGCGTCAACCCGGAGAAAATCCCTGCTCCTGTCCCGGCTGATTGGCTCAACGATCCGGATGCGCCCGAATACTTTCTGAAAATGGCGCGGGTATTGCACGGCGAGAGCGACGACCGACCATCCTGGATGAAAGATATGGCTGTTACACCCGGTTCGGATGGACAGCCCCCCTTGATACCGGATCTCAGCCACGAGCGTCATTGCTACTTTGCCGACATTACCCACCTGGACGAACAACTGGGTCGGGTCAGGAGGGCTTTGCAAGACGCCGGGCGTCTTGACAGCACGTACATCATTTTTGTGTCTGATCACGGTGAATTTCTCGGTGATCACGGCTTCTGGCAAAAACAGGAACGCCACTACGACGGCGGTATTCGGGTGCCACTGATCATTGCTGGTCCCGGCCTGCAGAAGAACGCCATATGCCAGGAAATCGTGCAACTGGAAGACATCTGCCCCACCATTCTCGAAATGACCGGCGTGCCCCTGCCTCACCTACGCTTTCGCCATTTTGGTGGCCGCCTGGACGACAGGGCGCCAGCAATTTCAGGAAGGTCATTAGTCGAGCTTTGTCGTGGAGAGGTGCCGGACGATTGGCGGGAGGAGGCGTATGTTGAATCTTTTCCATGCTTCGGTCCAGGGACTCTGGGAGCCTGGGCGCGCACCGTACGCACATCCAGATACCGATACACGTTTTATCCTGATGGACACGGCGAGCAGCTATTCGACCTCGAGACGGATCCACACGAGCAGAAGAATCTCATCAACGATCCGGAGCATGCCTCTTTACGCCGCGAGTTGAAAGATCGCCTGATGGAACAGATTATCCGTCAGGATTATCCCGTTTCTCCACGTGATCTGTTCTGGTTTGGTATTCATTAAAAAAATTTTACAAAAAAGTGACTTATCGATGAACCCAAACAACAAACCCAACATCATCTTCTTCATGGTCGATCAGATGGGGGCAAAGTGGTTGGAAGCGGCCCTGAACGGCATCTGTGACCTGCCGAACCTGAAACGTCTCCAGAGCATGGG is a genomic window containing:
- a CDS encoding sulfatase-like hydrolase/transferase, producing the protein MQSQNKPNVILFMVDQLSARWLEVARDRGICALPNLDWLRENGTFFTWTFSSNPVCSPTRATIATGLCSRAHGLIMNGYALNPEIPTFMQALQKKGWRTGAFGKLHLRPHHESLVHDYHPYGFDVVHGTEDDRAGEWLDWVKEAHPEHYEAALSTAWPAVPGYAEYGPDGVDLRPAIRAAKERHPHPTEAWPQNSPKAYTLPFPEEVSQSSWITARALDFIRDTGSDQSFFAHISYVAPHGPFCPPAEFMDRVNPEKIPAPVPADWLNDPDAPEYFLKMARVLHGESDDRPSWMKDMAVTPGSDGQPPLIPDLSHERHCYFADITHLDEQLGRVRRALQDAGRLDSTYIIFVSDHGEFLGDHGFWQKQERHYDGGIRVPLIIAGPGLQKNAICQEIVQLEDICPTILEMTGVPLPHLRFRHFGGRLDDRAPAISGRSLVELCRGEVPDDWREEAYVESFPCFGPGTLGAWARTVRTSRYRYTFYPDGHGEQLFDLETDPHEQKNLINDPEHASLRRELKDRLMEQIIRQDYPVSPRDLFWFGIH